The following proteins are encoded in a genomic region of Spirosoma sp. SC4-14:
- a CDS encoding helix-turn-helix domain-containing protein: protein MPAICMQHQEFEPPEELRDTIKCFWYDRRDFGEQQSGFEVIPDGYAEIIFYFGSACSTVYHGDLLTLPSPFMVGLLNRPVIFYAQHRLEIIGVRCFPWTVFTLLGLPSGKDNVRIFEHPIVQLQSTLAEWMLAGKPEDALAQLIPYFLNARSGIDTGSMLFKAGAAMRAANGTMPVSQLATTAHATVRTLERKFKQFSGHSVKDVSGLMRFEQVRNHLWLYPNASLAGLAYELGYTDQAHLSREFKRYSGTTPAVFARKRKKNKLVLSDDLIAFTPA from the coding sequence ATGCCAGCTATCTGCATGCAGCACCAGGAGTTTGAACCTCCTGAAGAGTTACGGGATACCATAAAATGCTTTTGGTATGATAGGCGTGACTTCGGAGAGCAACAATCGGGCTTTGAAGTAATACCAGATGGTTATGCCGAAATTATTTTTTATTTCGGAAGCGCCTGTAGCACCGTTTATCATGGCGACTTACTAACGCTGCCATCACCGTTTATGGTGGGTCTGCTCAATCGGCCTGTCATTTTTTACGCTCAGCACCGTTTGGAAATTATTGGTGTCAGGTGCTTTCCATGGACCGTGTTCACGCTGCTTGGGCTGCCTTCGGGAAAAGATAACGTGCGTATTTTTGAGCACCCTATTGTTCAACTTCAATCTACGCTGGCTGAGTGGATGCTGGCGGGTAAGCCAGAAGATGCACTGGCTCAGCTCATACCGTATTTCCTGAATGCGCGGTCGGGCATCGACACGGGCAGTATGCTATTCAAAGCTGGAGCTGCGATGAGAGCCGCAAACGGCACTATGCCAGTAAGCCAACTAGCAACAACGGCTCATGCAACCGTTCGTACATTGGAAAGAAAATTCAAACAATTCTCTGGGCATAGTGTGAAAGATGTATCGGGCCTGATGCGTTTTGAGCAAGTGCGAAACCACTTATGGCTGTATCCTAATGCCAGCCTTGCTGGCTTAGCGTATGAACTCGGTTATACCGATCAGGCCCACCTAAGCCGGGAGTTCAAGCGGTATAGTGGCACCACACCGGCAGTATTCGCACGGAAGAGAAAGAAGAATAAACTAGTTCTAAGCGACGATTTGATTGCGTTCACACCAGCCTGA
- a CDS encoding NAD(P)/FAD-dependent oxidoreductase — protein MLLTHKQVAIIGAGPVGLTMARLLQQAGVDVMVYERDKDAQTRIWGGTLDLHKKSGQEAMKKAGLLERYYAIALPMGINIANPHGTIVTTKTPTPENRYDNPEINRNDLRKMLLDSLKSNTVVWDRKLIGLEACNGQWLLQFENKPDATADFVIVANGGMSKVRSYVTDSEVEETGTFIIQGDVPQPEVKCPEFYQLCNSHRLMAAYEGNLLVANPYNNGILTYGVIFEKPQEWSHTNGLDFENTDSISTFLLNRFSTWSAPYRQLVSATSFFVGLPTRKLPLTEPWKNDRPLPITLIGDAAHLMPPFAGQGVNTGLIDALILSDNLTNGKHATLEEAINHYEQQMLVYAAEAQHESGENEIEMRDPAFSFQKFIQ, from the coding sequence ATGTTACTGACGCATAAACAGGTAGCCATTATCGGTGCAGGCCCCGTTGGTCTCACCATGGCAAGATTACTACAACAAGCTGGAGTCGACGTAATGGTTTACGAGAGAGATAAAGATGCACAAACAAGAATCTGGGGCGGTACGCTCGATCTGCACAAAAAATCAGGGCAGGAAGCCATGAAAAAAGCAGGATTGCTTGAACGCTACTATGCTATAGCATTACCTATGGGGATAAACATTGCTAACCCGCATGGAACTATAGTAACCACTAAAACACCCACCCCCGAAAATCGGTACGATAACCCGGAAATAAACAGAAATGATTTGCGGAAAATGTTGCTTGACAGTTTAAAAAGCAACACAGTGGTGTGGGATAGGAAGTTAATCGGGCTAGAAGCCTGTAACGGCCAATGGTTGTTACAGTTCGAAAATAAACCTGATGCCACTGCCGATTTTGTGATCGTAGCTAACGGCGGTATGTCTAAAGTAAGAAGTTATGTGACAGATTCTGAAGTAGAAGAAACCGGAACGTTTATCATACAGGGCGATGTGCCTCAACCGGAAGTAAAATGCCCGGAGTTTTATCAATTATGCAATAGCCACAGGTTGATGGCCGCTTATGAAGGAAATTTGTTGGTCGCAAACCCCTATAACAACGGTATATTAACCTACGGTGTGATTTTTGAAAAACCCCAGGAATGGAGCCACACTAATGGACTGGATTTTGAGAATACCGACAGCATTAGTACGTTTCTTCTAAACAGGTTCTCAACCTGGAGCGCACCTTACAGGCAGTTAGTTAGCGCAACCTCTTTTTTTGTTGGATTGCCGACCCGAAAACTGCCCTTAACTGAGCCCTGGAAAAATGATCGTCCTTTACCGATTACGCTTATTGGTGATGCTGCTCACCTGATGCCTCCTTTTGCGGGTCAGGGTGTAAATACCGGACTGATAGACGCATTAATTTTATCAGATAACCTCACAAACGGCAAGCATGCAACCCTGGAAGAGGCTATTAACCATTATGAACAACAAATGCTTGTTTATGCAGCAGAAGCGCAACATGAGTCGGGCGAGAATGAAATCGAGATGCGCGATCCAGCTTTTTCTTTTCAAAAGTTTATCCAGTAA
- a CDS encoding TolC family protein, with protein MQVAWKSIGAIVALMLTTSLTGTYAQTNPNAESLSGAATASSASTPARLNLLQCIEIAQQNNITVRQGQLTVANSDLQLHQSRLNLLPTTSFQTNQGINGGYSINPQSNAFVQQTIHSSNYQLNASFTVYNGMVLRNTVKQNELTLQASQQELNATKNNVSLTVAQNYLNVLTGTEQLAVARRQAEVTQAQLDRMQRLVSAGSAPEANLYELRATLASNQVDIVTAQNTVDLAKVALLQSMNVPINQDFEVEPVNVPDPGLDPYTASVQQLYDVASSTLPEIKGADMRVKSAMLGVQVAKGGLYPTLSLNAGLSTIYSSAATKSTPNGQTIQQTLGYFTDPNGNNLPVYTNSPQYDRLGVSYGNQLKNNFSQSASLFLRVPIFQGNLSRNRVTTAKIQQQTAELTAQNTRLVLRQQIETAYTNMRAAANKYRATQVQVSSLEKAFEVAESRLNAGAINATDYTIAKTNLDRARASLVQTKYDYVFRTKILDYYQNKPLSF; from the coding sequence ATGCAAGTGGCGTGGAAATCAATCGGAGCCATTGTTGCTCTGATGCTAACAACAAGTCTTACCGGAACGTATGCCCAAACTAATCCGAATGCGGAGTCGCTCAGCGGTGCCGCAACGGCTTCATCGGCATCTACTCCGGCCAGGCTGAATTTGTTACAATGTATTGAAATTGCCCAGCAGAACAATATTACTGTTCGGCAGGGACAGCTAACAGTTGCCAATAGCGACTTGCAACTGCATCAGTCCCGGCTGAATTTGCTGCCAACCACCAGTTTTCAGACCAACCAGGGTATAAACGGTGGGTATAGCATTAACCCTCAGTCAAACGCCTTCGTTCAGCAAACGATTCATTCCAGTAACTACCAGTTAAACGCTTCGTTTACAGTATATAATGGCATGGTATTGCGGAATACGGTCAAACAAAATGAACTGACATTGCAGGCAAGCCAACAGGAACTGAATGCTACCAAAAATAATGTTTCGTTGACCGTTGCCCAGAACTATCTGAATGTGTTGACTGGTACGGAGCAGTTAGCGGTTGCCCGGCGGCAAGCCGAAGTGACCCAGGCTCAGCTCGACCGTATGCAGCGCCTGGTGAGCGCTGGCTCGGCGCCGGAAGCTAATTTATATGAACTGCGGGCTACTCTGGCCAGTAATCAGGTTGATATTGTAACCGCCCAGAATACGGTGGACCTGGCTAAAGTGGCCTTGTTACAGTCGATGAATGTGCCTATCAACCAGGATTTTGAGGTTGAGCCAGTGAATGTGCCTGATCCTGGTCTGGACCCCTATACGGCTAGTGTACAGCAATTATACGATGTAGCATCCAGCACGTTGCCCGAGATAAAAGGGGCTGATATGCGTGTAAAAAGTGCTATGCTGGGTGTACAAGTTGCTAAAGGGGGCCTTTATCCAACATTGTCATTGAATGCAGGTTTAAGTACGATCTATTCCAGCGCTGCCACTAAATCAACCCCTAATGGGCAGACAATTCAACAAACACTTGGCTATTTTACTGATCCGAATGGAAATAACCTTCCCGTCTACACTAATAGTCCCCAATATGACCGGTTGGGAGTAAGCTACGGTAACCAACTTAAAAATAACTTTAGCCAGTCAGCGTCTTTGTTCCTGCGTGTACCTATTTTTCAGGGCAATTTGTCGCGGAACCGGGTCACTACAGCCAAAATTCAGCAGCAGACAGCCGAACTGACTGCTCAGAATACCCGATTGGTCCTGCGCCAGCAAATCGAAACAGCGTATACCAATATGCGTGCTGCTGCCAACAAGTATCGGGCAACGCAGGTTCAGGTTTCATCGCTCGAAAAAGCGTTTGAAGTCGCCGAAAGCCGTTTGAATGCCGGAGCCATCAACGCAACCGATTACACGATTGCAAAAACCAATCTGGATCGGGCGCGGGCCAGTCTGGTGCAAACCAAGTATGATTACGTATTCAGAACGAAAATTTTAGATTATTATCAGAATAAACCGCTTAGTTTTTAG
- a CDS encoding helix-turn-helix domain-containing protein, with translation MKKMAATPHPINSISELHRLLGLPKPLQPMVSLVHNCTVNLRKDQFPQALLLNFYKMSFIEDMRGKVKYGQSYYDFDEGGMVFVAPGQLLTAASDVNEYEGFNLFVHPDFLRGYPLAATIETYHFFTYTANEALHLSAKERTTIISVFKIIEDELESHIDDSSQDVIISQIELLLNYSNRFYKRQFTTRKVLNNDLLARLERVMDAYLDQDMALTDGRPTVHYLAEQLNVSPHYLSDMLRTQTGQNAQQHIHGKIIERAKLLLSNTGLTVAEVAYQLGFEYPQSFNKLFKQKTHVSPLEFRKAFN, from the coding sequence ATGAAGAAGATGGCCGCCACTCCTCACCCGATCAATTCAATATCAGAACTACACCGCCTGCTGGGTCTTCCCAAACCGCTGCAACCGATGGTGAGCCTGGTACACAACTGTACTGTGAACCTGAGGAAAGACCAGTTTCCTCAGGCACTGCTCCTTAATTTTTATAAGATGTCTTTCATAGAAGACATGCGTGGAAAAGTAAAATACGGCCAGAGCTACTATGATTTCGATGAAGGTGGGATGGTATTTGTAGCGCCGGGCCAATTGCTCACAGCAGCGTCGGATGTCAATGAATATGAAGGTTTCAATCTTTTTGTACACCCAGATTTTTTGCGTGGCTATCCACTGGCAGCTACTATCGAAACGTATCATTTCTTCACCTATACTGCCAACGAAGCGCTGCATCTTTCGGCAAAGGAGCGAACAACGATCATTTCTGTTTTTAAGATCATTGAAGACGAACTGGAGTCGCATATTGATGATTCCAGTCAGGATGTAATTATTTCGCAGATAGAACTGCTACTCAATTACAGCAATCGTTTTTACAAACGTCAGTTTACGACCCGCAAAGTGCTGAATAATGATCTGCTGGCCAGGCTGGAACGGGTGATGGATGCTTACCTCGATCAAGATATGGCCCTAACCGACGGTCGGCCTACAGTGCACTACCTGGCAGAACAACTGAACGTTTCTCCTCACTATTTAAGTGATATGCTCCGTACGCAAACCGGGCAGAATGCTCAGCAACATATACACGGGAAAATAATAGAGCGGGCAAAACTACTCTTGAGTAACACTGGTCTTACGGTGGCAGAGGTAGCCTATCAGTTGGGCTTCGAATATCCGCAGTCTTTCAATAAACTCTTCAAGCAGAAGACGCATGTTTCTCCGCTTGAGTTTCGTAAAGCGTTTAACTGA
- a CDS encoding efflux RND transporter periplasmic adaptor subunit, translating to MRKKSNRIWWILGGLVVVLVVGLVAAKQTGIIGKPKPTEVDFAEVKRTNIIERVSASGRVQPQVEVKISPDVSGEIIGLYVNEGDPVKAGQLLCRIRPDNYESMMARAKATVNQSRAQLEQSKASVAQSSARLIRAKADYERNRKLFADKVVSSADLETSEANYNVAKQEVEAANANVRAAQFNIQSAEASLRDASENLRKTTIYSPVNGTVSKLNIELGERVVGTSQMAGTEIMRIANLQNMEVRVNVNENDIVRVTLGDTADIEVDSYTTAGRKFKGIVYEIANTANGLAGSTGSSAAATVSTDAVTEFEVKVKILNNSYSDLLAQKDKKGYPFKPGMTASVEIITDRKMGVLAVPIAAVTTRGEGVDATGEKEKPDDNDNQQSGNTNQPEKKEKVKEIVFVNVGGKAVQREVKTGISDFENIEVKSGLKPGEQIVSGPFIAVSKKLKDGELIAKRDPNKNKKKEEKEE from the coding sequence ATGAGAAAGAAATCTAACAGAATTTGGTGGATTTTAGGTGGACTGGTTGTGGTGCTTGTCGTTGGGTTAGTAGCCGCCAAACAAACAGGAATCATTGGGAAGCCCAAACCCACCGAAGTCGATTTTGCCGAAGTTAAGCGTACTAATATCATCGAACGGGTTAGCGCATCGGGGCGCGTTCAGCCACAGGTAGAAGTAAAAATAAGTCCGGATGTGTCGGGCGAAATCATTGGCCTCTATGTGAACGAAGGTGATCCGGTAAAGGCCGGACAGTTGCTGTGCCGTATTCGGCCCGATAACTACGAATCGATGATGGCACGGGCCAAAGCCACCGTAAATCAGAGCAGGGCACAACTAGAGCAGTCGAAAGCATCGGTAGCCCAGTCGAGTGCGCGGCTGATTCGGGCAAAGGCCGACTACGAACGTAATCGCAAATTGTTTGCCGATAAAGTAGTGTCGTCGGCCGATCTGGAAACCAGCGAGGCCAACTACAATGTTGCCAAACAGGAAGTTGAAGCAGCCAATGCCAATGTTCGGGCGGCTCAGTTCAATATCCAGAGTGCTGAGGCCAGCCTGCGCGACGCCAGTGAAAACCTGCGTAAAACCACAATTTATTCGCCCGTGAACGGCACCGTTTCGAAGCTCAACATCGAGTTAGGCGAACGGGTAGTTGGTACATCGCAAATGGCCGGAACCGAAATCATGCGTATTGCCAATCTGCAAAATATGGAAGTGCGGGTCAATGTGAATGAAAACGATATTGTTCGGGTTACCCTGGGCGACACTGCCGATATTGAAGTTGATTCGTACACGACTGCCGGTCGTAAATTTAAAGGCATCGTTTATGAAATTGCCAATACGGCTAATGGGCTGGCCGGAAGCACGGGTTCGTCGGCTGCGGCTACCGTATCGACCGATGCCGTTACGGAGTTTGAAGTAAAAGTGAAAATTCTGAATAATTCTTATTCCGACCTACTGGCTCAGAAAGATAAAAAAGGATACCCATTCAAGCCGGGAATGACCGCTTCGGTCGAAATCATTACCGACCGAAAAATGGGCGTACTGGCAGTTCCAATTGCCGCCGTCACAACGCGTGGCGAAGGGGTAGATGCTACGGGTGAGAAAGAAAAACCCGATGATAACGACAACCAGCAGTCTGGCAATACCAACCAACCCGAAAAGAAAGAGAAGGTAAAAGAAATTGTTTTTGTGAATGTTGGCGGGAAAGCTGTTCAGCGCGAAGTAAAAACCGGTATCAGCGACTTCGAAAATATTGAAGTGAAATCAGGCCTGAAACCAGGAGAACAGATTGTTTCAGGACCATTTATTGCCGTCTCGAAAAAGCTGAAAGATGGTGAGCTGATTGCCAAACGGGACCCGAATAAGAACAAAAAGAAAGAGGAGAAAGAAGAATAG
- a CDS encoding alpha/beta hydrolase: MTTTNQTDASTAVESKAVTFKSNGLRIAGMLYLPADFRASAQPRPAIVVGHPGAGVKEQTAGLYAGLLANNGYVALAFDAAYQGESEGLPRNYEDPTQRIEDIKAAVTFLASMPEIDANRIGVLGICASGGYGVAATATDHRIKVLATVCAAGIGHQFRQGGDGLQSPQVIQALLEQAAADRCEVDNGKEPGEFSIFPPTAELAKALGQHVYEGWEYYCTDRGYHLRSAKTFTWKSVELVAGFDAFRFANLIAPRPLLMIAGSEAKTLWMTQEAIKTAQEPKELFMIDGATHVDLYDKMEFVTPAITKLLAFYTTTL; this comes from the coding sequence ATGACCACAACAAACCAAACAGACGCCAGCACTGCTGTAGAGAGCAAAGCCGTTACGTTCAAATCAAATGGACTCCGCATTGCCGGTATGTTATATCTTCCCGCCGATTTTCGCGCATCAGCACAGCCACGTCCGGCCATAGTAGTAGGCCACCCTGGCGCCGGGGTAAAAGAACAGACTGCCGGACTATACGCCGGGTTGCTGGCCAACAATGGATATGTTGCTCTGGCCTTCGACGCTGCTTATCAGGGCGAGAGCGAAGGGTTGCCCCGGAATTATGAAGACCCTACACAACGGATCGAAGATATTAAGGCTGCTGTTACCTTCCTGGCTTCGATGCCGGAAATAGATGCCAATAGAATTGGTGTGCTGGGCATCTGTGCTTCTGGCGGTTATGGCGTGGCAGCAACTGCAACTGACCATAGGATAAAAGTACTCGCAACAGTATGTGCAGCTGGTATCGGACACCAGTTTCGGCAGGGAGGAGATGGATTGCAAAGTCCACAAGTAATACAGGCACTGCTTGAGCAGGCAGCGGCAGACCGTTGTGAAGTAGACAATGGAAAGGAACCCGGCGAATTCTCTATCTTCCCCCCTACTGCCGAACTGGCTAAAGCCCTGGGCCAGCATGTATATGAAGGATGGGAATACTATTGCACCGACAGGGGATATCATCTGCGTTCAGCAAAAACTTTTACGTGGAAGAGCGTAGAGCTTGTTGCTGGATTCGACGCCTTCCGCTTTGCCAACCTGATTGCCCCTCGCCCACTGCTGATGATTGCAGGGTCGGAAGCAAAAACGTTGTGGATGACGCAGGAGGCAATAAAAACAGCTCAAGAGCCTAAAGAGCTGTTTATGATTGATGGTGCCACACACGTAGACCTGTATGATAAAATGGAGTTTGTAACGCCTGCCATTACTAAGCTCCTTGCGTTTTATACTACTACACTGTAA
- a CDS encoding alpha-L-fucosidase — MKRLLLVIFCCAFLSGVNAQYKPTWESIDSRPVPGWFEDAKFGIFIHWGLFSVPAFGPTARDGVGVYDRYAEWYWWKSTDPKSPAYPIFTKFQDRVYGKNFKYQDFAEGFTCELFKPDEWADILKRSGARYVVLTSKHHEGFTLWPSAQSWNWNAVDVGPHRDLAGDLIKSVRDKGLRMGYYYSLYEWFNPLYKSDVNAYVDNHMIPQMKDLVTRYKPDILWTDGEWDHPSEVWKSTEFLAWLYNDSPVKNDVVVNDRWGKETRSKHGGIFTTEYDLIHDGNSEGVKFARPWEECRGIGSSFGYNRAEILDDYSTSRQLIGILIDKVARGGNLLLNIGPTADGRIPVIMQQRLHDIGDWLAVNGDAIYKSRAWENAPKVTKDTRLFFTRKGNDLYAICTEWPTQPIAIPAIKKPTRVSLLGFNGTIAMKGNSIVPPAVTPATIPCQYAWVFKLENALSDQRTVR, encoded by the coding sequence ATGAAACGTTTATTGTTAGTTATTTTTTGCTGTGCTTTCCTTTCTGGCGTGAATGCACAATACAAGCCTACCTGGGAATCTATCGACAGCCGACCGGTTCCGGGCTGGTTCGAAGATGCTAAATTCGGTATTTTCATTCACTGGGGGCTGTTTTCGGTTCCGGCCTTTGGCCCAACCGCCCGCGATGGCGTTGGTGTATATGACCGGTATGCCGAATGGTACTGGTGGAAATCGACCGACCCGAAAAGCCCAGCTTATCCGATTTTTACCAAATTTCAGGATCGGGTTTATGGTAAAAATTTTAAATACCAGGATTTTGCGGAAGGCTTTACGTGCGAACTCTTCAAACCCGACGAGTGGGCCGATATACTTAAACGCTCCGGGGCACGCTATGTGGTTTTAACCAGCAAACACCACGAAGGTTTCACCCTATGGCCCAGTGCACAGTCGTGGAACTGGAATGCCGTGGATGTTGGACCACACCGCGATCTGGCGGGCGATCTGATCAAATCCGTACGCGATAAAGGTCTCCGAATGGGCTATTACTACTCGCTCTATGAATGGTTCAATCCGCTCTACAAAAGTGATGTGAATGCCTATGTGGATAACCACATGATTCCGCAGATGAAAGACCTCGTTACGCGCTACAAACCCGATATTCTCTGGACCGATGGCGAGTGGGACCACCCGAGCGAAGTTTGGAAAAGCACCGAATTTCTGGCGTGGCTCTATAACGATTCGCCCGTGAAAAACGACGTGGTTGTCAACGACCGGTGGGGTAAAGAAACCCGCTCCAAACATGGCGGTATCTTTACAACTGAATATGATCTGATTCACGATGGCAATTCGGAAGGCGTGAAGTTTGCACGCCCGTGGGAAGAGTGCCGGGGTATTGGTTCGTCGTTTGGCTATAACCGGGCCGAGATTCTGGACGATTATTCGACCTCCAGGCAACTGATCGGTATTTTGATCGATAAGGTTGCGCGGGGTGGCAACCTGTTACTCAATATTGGTCCAACCGCCGATGGACGAATTCCGGTTATTATGCAGCAACGACTGCACGACATTGGCGACTGGCTGGCTGTAAATGGCGATGCTATTTACAAGAGCCGGGCCTGGGAAAACGCACCCAAAGTAACGAAAGATACCAGGCTATTTTTTACCAGAAAGGGCAATGATTTATACGCCATCTGCACGGAGTGGCCCACACAGCCTATTGCCATACCGGCAATAAAGAAACCGACCCGTGTGTCGTTGTTGGGTTTTAACGGTACAATAGCGATGAAAGGCAATAGCATTGTTCCGCCTGCCGTTACACCGGCTACCATTCCCTGTCAATATGCCTGGGTGTTTAAACTGGAGAATGCGTTATCAGATCAACGAACGGTTCGCTGA
- a CDS encoding aminotransferase class IV produces the protein MFLVYNSDILTEDEFQLPVGDRAFQYGDGLFETIRYENNHLWFWSDHMTRLTAGMLALGLSVPAGFNEPTIQHSILRLISANGLTPNPARIKLQVWRKPGGLYTPSSQDFNWLITAREGQPFRISKQTKIGIFDTYRLNESPVSAFKTLNALPYVLAGQHKQKHGFSDVALLNVGGYLAECVASNLFWFQNGLLYTPSLHTGCIDGIARRQLMRRFPDIQEGLFLPTILDEAEAVFAANVMGIQLFSGGWPDKRLDQIREIFIHKSV, from the coding sequence ATGTTTCTGGTTTATAATTCGGATATACTTACAGAAGACGAGTTTCAATTGCCGGTCGGCGACCGGGCTTTTCAATATGGTGATGGCCTTTTCGAGACAATTCGCTACGAAAACAACCACCTTTGGTTTTGGTCTGATCACATGACTCGCCTAACAGCTGGCATGCTGGCATTAGGCTTATCGGTGCCTGCCGGATTCAATGAACCCACCATTCAGCATTCGATTCTTCGGTTGATTTCGGCTAATGGCCTTACTCCTAATCCGGCCCGGATTAAGCTCCAGGTCTGGCGAAAACCGGGCGGACTCTACACACCTTCCAGTCAGGATTTCAACTGGCTGATTACCGCTCGTGAAGGACAGCCCTTTCGGATAAGCAAGCAGACAAAAATAGGAATTTTTGACACCTACCGCCTGAACGAATCCCCAGTTTCGGCATTTAAAACGCTGAACGCGCTACCTTATGTGCTAGCCGGCCAACACAAACAAAAACATGGTTTCAGCGATGTTGCCCTACTGAATGTTGGCGGTTACCTTGCCGAGTGCGTGGCATCGAACCTGTTCTGGTTTCAGAATGGCCTTCTCTACACACCTTCTCTCCATACGGGTTGCATTGATGGTATTGCCCGGCGGCAATTAATGCGCCGTTTCCCCGATATCCAGGAGGGCTTATTCTTGCCAACAATACTCGATGAAGCTGAGGCTGTTTTTGCGGCTAATGTTATGGGTATTCAATTGTTCAGCGGAGGATGGCCCGACAAACGGCTAGACCAAATCAGGGAAATTTTCATACATAAATCTGTTTAA